The following coding sequences are from one Candidatus Methylomirabilota bacterium window:
- the trpC gene encoding indole-3-glycerol phosphate synthase TrpC, giving the protein MASPAGILAKIVAAKRVAVAARQAGAPRPVLEARAASLAPARDVAAALTPRPPGRVRLLAELKRASPVAGLLARDFDPVPLAPAYVAAGAAALSVLTDPHFQGSLADLDAVRALVDCPLLEKDFVVDDYQLWEARAHGADAVLLIVAILEPARLVDLYQTAKGLGLSILVEVHDEAELDAAAELGAGLIGINNRDLETFRTDLATTERLAPRAPAGVRLVSESGIATPADVARVAAAGAHAILVGEALSRSGDPAAKVRELTGGPA; this is encoded by the coding sequence ATGGCGTCTCCAGCCGGGATCCTCGCCAAGATCGTCGCCGCCAAGCGCGTGGCCGTCGCCGCCCGCCAGGCCGGGGCACCGCGCCCCGTCCTCGAAGCCCGCGCCGCGAGCCTGGCGCCCGCGCGCGACGTGGCGGCCGCGCTGACGCCGCGCCCGCCCGGCCGGGTCCGGCTGCTGGCCGAGCTCAAGCGCGCCTCGCCTGTCGCGGGGCTGCTGGCCCGCGACTTCGACCCGGTCCCGCTCGCCCCCGCCTATGTCGCCGCCGGCGCGGCCGCGCTGTCGGTCCTGACCGATCCGCACTTCCAGGGCAGCCTCGCCGACCTCGACGCCGTCCGCGCCCTCGTGGACTGCCCGCTCCTCGAGAAGGACTTCGTCGTGGACGACTACCAGCTCTGGGAAGCCCGCGCCCACGGCGCCGACGCGGTCCTCCTCATCGTGGCGATCCTCGAGCCGGCCCGGCTCGTCGATCTCTACCAGACGGCCAAGGGGCTCGGGCTCTCCATCCTCGTCGAGGTGCACGACGAGGCCGAGCTCGACGCGGCGGCGGAGCTGGGCGCGGGCCTGATCGGCATCAACAACCGCGACCTCGAGACCTTCCGGACCGACCTCGCGACGACGGAGCGGCTGGCGCCGCGGGCGCCGGCTGGCGTGCGGCTCGTCTCGGAGAGCGGGATCGCGACGCCGGCCGACGTGGCCCGGGTCGCCGCCGCCGGGGCCCACGCGATCCTGGTGGGCGAGGCGCTGTCGCGGAGCGGCGACCCGGCCGCCAAGGTGCGTGAGCTCACGGGAGGACCCGCGTGA